The Microbacterium sp. SORGH_AS_0862 genome has a segment encoding these proteins:
- a CDS encoding GNAT family N-acetyltransferase: MTMLDYRVDDPTRGPAHDLVTSHLAAMHAGTPAESVHALDATGLSSTDVTFWSAWSDGELAGIGALKRWGDDRGELKSMRVADAFRGTGVGRGILRHILGEAAAMGLTSVWLETGSTPEFVPAARLYESEGFIRCGPFADYRDDPLSLYFTRAI; encoded by the coding sequence ATGACCATGCTCGATTACCGCGTCGACGACCCGACCCGCGGCCCGGCGCACGACCTCGTGACCTCGCATCTCGCCGCCATGCACGCCGGCACACCCGCCGAGAGCGTGCACGCGCTGGACGCGACGGGCCTCAGCAGCACCGACGTCACCTTCTGGTCTGCGTGGTCCGACGGCGAACTCGCGGGCATCGGCGCTCTCAAGCGGTGGGGAGACGACCGCGGCGAGCTGAAGTCCATGCGGGTCGCCGACGCCTTCCGCGGAACGGGCGTCGGACGCGGCATCCTTCGCCACATCCTCGGCGAGGCGGCAGCGATGGGCCTGACGAGCGTGTGGCTCGAGACGGGCAGCACACCAGAGTTCGTACCCGCGGCGCGCCTGTATGAGAGCGAGGGCTTCATCCGATGCGGGCCGTTCGCCGACTACCGCGACGACCCGTTGTCGCTCTACTTCACCCGGGCGATCTGA
- a CDS encoding NAD(P)-dependent oxidoreductase: protein MSRIAVLGGTGYAGSHIVAEAVRRGHTVLSVARTVPAERVEGATYIEATLLDVPTLVNELIGVDVVVSAVAARGDMLGALRPAIEQLLSVLPEDVRIGVIGGAGGSLVAEGGPRLVDTEGFADEYKPEALEAIGILEDLQTRAGDRDWFYIHPAGGFGAWAPGERTGSYRDGGEVLVVDENGDSFISGADLAVAVLDEIETPRHSRERFTVGY from the coding sequence ATGTCTCGTATCGCCGTCCTCGGAGGAACCGGCTACGCCGGCAGCCACATCGTCGCGGAGGCGGTCCGGCGCGGGCACACAGTCCTCTCGGTCGCACGCACCGTTCCCGCCGAACGCGTCGAGGGCGCCACGTACATCGAGGCCACGCTGCTCGATGTCCCCACCCTCGTGAACGAGCTGATCGGTGTGGATGTGGTCGTCTCGGCCGTTGCCGCGCGCGGCGACATGCTCGGCGCGCTCCGCCCGGCGATCGAGCAGCTGCTCTCGGTGCTTCCCGAGGACGTGCGGATCGGCGTCATCGGCGGCGCGGGCGGCAGCCTCGTCGCCGAGGGCGGCCCGCGCCTTGTCGACACCGAGGGCTTCGCGGACGAATACAAGCCCGAAGCGCTCGAGGCCATCGGCATCCTCGAAGACCTCCAGACCCGCGCGGGCGATCGCGACTGGTTCTACATCCACCCCGCGGGGGGATTCGGTGCATGGGCGCCGGGAGAGCGCACCGGCTCGTACCGTGACGGCGGCGAAGTGCTCGTCGTCGACGAGAACGGCGATTCGTTCATCTCGGGCGCCGACCTCGCCGTGGCGGTGCTCGACGAGATCGAGACGCCGCGTCACTCGCGGGAGCGTTTCACCGTCGGCTACTGA
- the rlmB gene encoding 23S rRNA (guanosine(2251)-2'-O)-methyltransferase RlmB: MAKPGNPSAGRGKKKGPTKGTGGKNRRSLEGRGPTPKAEDRAWHPAGKRKAAQERFVAAGGKTAPRVAGLNRTPRSKQNDDTETVTGRNSVLEALRARIPATAFYIAQRVEMDDRVKEMLSIATHREIPVLEVTRQELDRMAGFDGVHQGVALKVPPYEYARPQDLLEQIIDRDELPLIVALDGVTDPRNLGAIIRSTAAFGGQGLIIPQRRSAGVNSAAWKTSAGAAARLPVAMAANLTTTLKEFKKQGVFVLGLDGGGDVALPALQLADRPVVIVVGSEGKGLSRLVTETCDQIVSIPISAATESLNAGIAASVALYQVATLRSA; the protein is encoded by the coding sequence GTGGCTAAGCCGGGAAACCCGTCAGCCGGACGGGGCAAGAAGAAGGGCCCCACGAAGGGCACCGGCGGCAAGAACCGCCGCTCGCTCGAGGGCCGCGGCCCGACACCGAAGGCGGAGGATCGTGCCTGGCACCCCGCGGGTAAGCGCAAGGCCGCCCAGGAGCGCTTCGTCGCGGCCGGGGGAAAGACCGCCCCGCGCGTCGCAGGCCTGAACCGTACGCCGCGCTCGAAGCAGAACGACGACACCGAGACGGTCACCGGCCGCAACTCCGTGCTCGAAGCGCTGCGCGCCCGCATCCCCGCGACCGCGTTCTACATCGCGCAGCGCGTCGAGATGGACGACCGCGTCAAGGAGATGCTCTCGATCGCGACGCACCGTGAGATCCCCGTGCTGGAGGTCACTCGGCAGGAACTGGACCGGATGGCGGGCTTCGACGGCGTGCACCAGGGTGTGGCGCTGAAAGTGCCGCCGTACGAGTACGCACGCCCGCAGGACCTGCTGGAGCAGATCATCGACCGCGACGAGCTGCCGTTGATCGTGGCGCTCGACGGTGTGACGGACCCCCGCAACCTGGGAGCCATCATCCGCTCCACGGCGGCGTTCGGCGGTCAGGGCCTGATCATTCCGCAGCGTCGCAGCGCGGGTGTCAACTCCGCCGCATGGAAGACGAGCGCGGGAGCGGCAGCGCGCCTCCCCGTCGCCATGGCCGCGAACCTCACGACGACGCTCAAGGAGTTCAAGAAGCAGGGCGTATTCGTGCTCGGCCTCGACGGCGGCGGTGACGTGGCGCTTCCGGCCCTGCAGCTTGCGGACCGTCCCGTCGTGATCGTCGTCGGCTCCGAGGGCAAGGGCCTCTCGCGCCTGGTGACCGAGACGTGCGACCAGATCGTGTCGATCCCGATCTCCGCTGCGACAGAGTCCTTGAACGCGGGGATCGCCGCGTCCGTCGCGCTCTACCAGGTCGCCACGCTACGGTCGGCCTGA
- a CDS encoding DMT family transporter has product MLPVFAVLAAAVLFGTTGTSQALGPDGTTPLGVGAVRLLIGGTALAVIGFALARRHRRATAAASPPLTARALALMALTGVCLAAYQPLFFLGTARGGVAVGTVIALGSAPVLAGLIEWAITRRLPRPTWLAATALATTGVALLTFAGGGSGSADPLGVLGSLGAGAAFAVFANAQRRLMSTGWDPFTVAGAMGAGSAISALFMLPFASFEWLAEPGGVAVALWLGLATIAVAYTLFTWGLQRLTAATAATLTLAEPFTATLLGLVVLGEHLGAASVIGIAVLTAGLIVLAWGSRRRDPEPFPIEG; this is encoded by the coding sequence ATGCTGCCCGTGTTCGCCGTCCTCGCTGCGGCGGTGCTGTTCGGCACCACGGGCACCTCGCAGGCGCTGGGCCCGGACGGGACGACACCCCTCGGCGTCGGAGCGGTGCGTCTGCTCATCGGCGGAACCGCGCTGGCGGTCATCGGCTTCGCCCTCGCCCGCCGTCACCGACGCGCCACAGCGGCCGCATCTCCCCCGCTGACCGCGCGCGCTCTGGCGCTCATGGCGCTGACGGGTGTCTGCCTCGCGGCGTACCAGCCGCTGTTCTTCCTCGGCACGGCCCGCGGCGGCGTCGCCGTGGGCACCGTCATCGCGCTCGGATCCGCGCCGGTATTGGCGGGACTCATCGAATGGGCGATCACCCGGCGCCTCCCCCGACCCACGTGGCTCGCGGCGACCGCGCTCGCCACGACCGGGGTCGCGCTGCTGACCTTCGCCGGAGGCGGCTCCGGTTCGGCGGATCCCCTCGGCGTGCTCGGGTCACTGGGTGCCGGTGCGGCATTCGCCGTCTTCGCCAACGCGCAGCGCCGGTTGATGTCGACCGGGTGGGACCCCTTCACCGTCGCCGGAGCGATGGGCGCCGGGTCGGCGATCAGCGCCCTGTTCATGCTCCCGTTCGCCTCGTTCGAGTGGCTCGCCGAACCCGGCGGAGTCGCCGTCGCGCTCTGGCTCGGGCTCGCGACGATCGCGGTCGCGTACACGCTGTTCACCTGGGGTCTGCAGCGCCTCACCGCGGCGACCGCGGCGACGCTGACCCTCGCCGAACCCTTCACCGCCACCTTGCTCGGGCTCGTCGTGCTCGGAGAGCACCTCGGCGCCGCATCCGTCATCGGCATCGCCGTGCTGACCGCCGGTCTCATCGTGCTGGCCTGGGGCTCCCGTCGGCGAGATCCCGAACCGTTCCCCATCGAAGGATGA
- the ispD gene encoding 2-C-methyl-D-erythritol 4-phosphate cytidylyltransferase, which translates to MPQPVPRIAVVVVAGGSGTRLGEDVPKAFVGIDTQTMLRHALDGVFRSGLDAQVVVVAPADRTGEALTEALAAAGDARERVSVVSGGDTRQKSVAAGLAALWGDIEIVLVHDAARALTPPEVFTRVVDAVERTGWGAVPVLPVVDTIKRVDGDEIVGVVDRSELGAAQTPQGFRRDVLSAAYAVADAEFTDDAALVAAAGHRIAAVAGDALGFKITHPADLERARALLAPAAQRPVHLQQPVPAPRVGVGTDVHAFAGDGELWLAGLHWPGEPALSGHSDGDAVAHAVVDALLAAAGLGDIGTHFGVDRPEYADAHADAFLARTRALVGEAGWVVGNVSVQVQTTRPRFAPRRREAEAALSEALGAPVSVSATTTDGLGFEGRGEGVFAVAVAMLLPAQ; encoded by the coding sequence GTGCCTCAGCCCGTGCCGCGTATCGCGGTCGTGGTCGTCGCCGGCGGGTCCGGTACCCGTCTCGGTGAAGATGTCCCCAAGGCCTTCGTGGGAATCGACACGCAGACGATGCTGCGTCATGCCCTCGACGGTGTCTTCCGCAGCGGGCTCGACGCCCAAGTGGTCGTCGTCGCTCCCGCCGATCGCACGGGCGAAGCTCTGACGGAGGCGCTCGCCGCCGCGGGGGACGCCCGTGAACGCGTGAGCGTCGTGTCGGGCGGCGACACCCGTCAGAAGTCGGTCGCCGCGGGGCTCGCTGCCCTCTGGGGCGACATCGAGATCGTGCTGGTCCACGATGCCGCGCGCGCCCTGACGCCGCCCGAGGTGTTCACCCGGGTCGTGGATGCCGTCGAACGGACCGGATGGGGCGCCGTTCCGGTCCTTCCGGTCGTCGACACGATCAAGCGCGTCGACGGCGATGAGATCGTCGGTGTGGTCGATCGCTCCGAGTTGGGCGCGGCGCAGACCCCGCAGGGATTCCGGCGCGACGTCCTGAGCGCGGCCTACGCCGTCGCCGACGCCGAGTTCACGGATGATGCGGCGCTCGTCGCCGCGGCGGGTCACCGCATCGCGGCCGTCGCGGGCGATGCGCTCGGCTTCAAGATCACGCATCCCGCCGACCTCGAGCGCGCACGCGCGCTTCTGGCACCCGCCGCCCAGCGCCCTGTGCACCTTCAGCAGCCGGTGCCCGCGCCGCGCGTGGGTGTCGGAACGGATGTCCACGCGTTCGCCGGAGACGGCGAGCTGTGGCTCGCGGGACTGCACTGGCCGGGCGAGCCGGCCCTCTCCGGACACTCGGACGGGGATGCGGTCGCCCACGCCGTCGTCGACGCCCTGCTGGCTGCGGCGGGTCTGGGCGACATCGGCACGCATTTCGGGGTCGACCGCCCCGAGTACGCGGACGCGCACGCTGACGCGTTCCTCGCTCGGACCCGCGCTCTCGTGGGCGAGGCGGGGTGGGTCGTCGGCAACGTGTCGGTGCAGGTGCAGACCACGCGTCCGCGGTTCGCGCCCCGGCGTCGCGAAGCGGAGGCGGCGCTGAGCGAAGCGCTGGGCGCCCCCGTATCCGTCTCCGCCACGACGACCGACGGGCTCGGCTTCGAGGGGCGTGGCGAGGGCGTGTTCGCGGTCGCCGTCGCGATGCTGCTTCCCGCGCAGTGA
- a CDS encoding DNA modification methylase: MKTRLIASVVVAAAVALGTSGCAMLSPQSTTIQYSPADGLNVPASSGPLAVRNALIVANDEGTEGNFVAAIVNESDSSQVLNLEVGENAVKLTVRVPAGDTLSLGTEDTDPLLIEDLDARPGSTVPIFFQSGDGEGARVEIPVLNGDLDYLTPLAP, from the coding sequence GTGAAAACGCGCCTGATCGCGTCCGTCGTCGTGGCGGCTGCTGTCGCACTGGGAACGAGCGGCTGCGCCATGCTCTCGCCGCAGAGCACGACGATCCAGTACTCCCCCGCCGATGGACTCAACGTTCCGGCTTCGAGCGGTCCGCTCGCCGTGCGCAACGCGCTCATCGTGGCCAACGACGAGGGCACCGAGGGCAACTTCGTCGCCGCGATCGTGAACGAGAGCGACTCCTCGCAGGTGCTCAACCTCGAGGTCGGCGAGAACGCGGTGAAGCTAACCGTGCGCGTGCCCGCCGGCGACACCTTGAGCCTGGGCACGGAGGACACCGATCCGCTGCTCATCGAGGACCTCGACGCCCGCCCCGGCTCGACCGTGCCCATCTTCTTCCAGTCCGGTGACGGCGAGGGGGCCCGCGTGGAGATCCCCGTCCTCAACGGCGACCTCGACTATCTGACGCCGCTCGCTCCCTGA
- the cysS gene encoding cysteine--tRNA ligase yields the protein MTVRLYDTQAQALRDFAPLEDGNVTMYVCGPTVQSGPHIGHVRAALSFDLLRRWLAYRFGRVTFVRNVTDIDDKVLANATPTEPWWALAYRMELAFSRAYAAVGILAPTYEPRATASIPQMIELITLLIERGHAYPAPDGSGDVYFDVRSWPAYGALTHQDVDAMEAAADADPRGKRDPHDFALWKGAKDGEPADARWASPWGEGRPGWHIECSAMSRRYLGPRFDIHGGGLDLRFPHHENELAQSTAAGDAFAQYWVHNGLVTVDGQKMSKSLGNFTLAADVLAERDPLVVRYALAAAHYRSSLDVSGKAFDEAEAALDRIRTFLDRAERVGAGRETAVVPEAFAAALDDDLGVPQALGVLHETVRAGNAALDEGDSENARRRAAEVVAMTDILGINPLDERWRKSAAGPEAGALDALVRVMIDQRAQARAEKDWASADRVRDAIAAAGIVLEDGPEGTHWSVKRG from the coding sequence GTGACGGTCCGGCTCTACGACACCCAGGCGCAGGCGCTGCGCGACTTCGCGCCCCTGGAGGACGGCAACGTCACGATGTACGTCTGCGGCCCGACGGTGCAGTCCGGCCCGCACATCGGTCACGTGCGCGCTGCGCTGAGCTTCGACCTGCTGCGCCGCTGGCTCGCATACCGATTCGGCCGGGTGACGTTCGTTCGCAACGTCACGGACATCGACGACAAGGTGCTCGCGAACGCGACGCCGACCGAGCCGTGGTGGGCGCTCGCCTACCGTATGGAGCTCGCGTTCAGCCGGGCCTATGCCGCGGTCGGCATCCTCGCGCCGACGTACGAGCCGCGAGCCACCGCATCCATTCCGCAGATGATCGAGCTCATCACGCTGCTCATCGAGCGCGGTCACGCCTACCCGGCGCCCGACGGATCCGGCGACGTGTACTTCGACGTGCGGTCGTGGCCTGCCTACGGTGCGCTCACGCATCAGGACGTCGACGCGATGGAAGCGGCGGCGGATGCGGACCCTCGCGGCAAGCGCGACCCGCACGACTTCGCGCTGTGGAAGGGCGCCAAGGACGGCGAGCCGGCGGATGCGCGGTGGGCGTCGCCCTGGGGTGAGGGGCGCCCGGGATGGCACATCGAATGCTCGGCGATGTCGCGCCGGTACCTCGGTCCGCGATTCGACATCCACGGCGGCGGTCTGGACCTGCGCTTCCCGCATCACGAGAACGAGCTCGCGCAGTCCACCGCAGCGGGCGACGCGTTCGCCCAGTACTGGGTGCACAACGGTCTCGTCACCGTCGACGGCCAGAAGATGTCGAAGTCGCTCGGCAACTTCACCCTCGCCGCCGACGTGCTCGCCGAGCGTGACCCGCTCGTGGTGCGCTACGCGCTCGCCGCCGCGCACTACCGCTCGAGCCTCGATGTCTCCGGCAAGGCCTTCGACGAAGCTGAGGCGGCGCTCGATCGCATCCGAACCTTCCTCGACCGCGCCGAACGCGTGGGCGCAGGGCGGGAGACAGCTGTGGTTCCCGAAGCGTTCGCCGCGGCGCTGGATGACGACCTCGGCGTCCCGCAGGCTCTCGGCGTCCTTCATGAGACGGTGCGTGCAGGAAACGCGGCACTGGATGAGGGAGACTCGGAGAACGCGCGCCGCCGCGCGGCCGAGGTCGTCGCCATGACCGACATCCTCGGAATCAATCCGCTCGACGAGCGGTGGCGCAAGAGCGCGGCTGGTCCCGAAGCGGGAGCCCTGGACGCGCTCGTGCGCGTCATGATCGACCAACGCGCCCAGGCGCGAGCAGAGAAGGACTGGGCGAGCGCCGACCGGGTGCGCGATGCGATCGCGGCCGCCGGCATCGTCCTCGAAGACGGTCCCGAGGGGACCCATTGGAGTGTGAAACGTGGCTAA
- a CDS encoding response regulator transcription factor, whose product MTRVLIVEDEPDLADPLAYLLRREGFEVEIAEDGAVALSAFRERGADIVLLDLMLPGMPGTEVCRQIRTVSSVPIIMLTAKDSEVDIVVGLELGADDYVTKPYSARELLARMRAVLRRFAQVEADLDERVLQGGRVTLDIDRHTVTVGGEEINMPLKEFELLEVLMRNAGRVLTRGQLIDRVWGTDYFGDTKTLDVHIKRIRSRIEQNPSDPVMLVTVRGLGYRFEA is encoded by the coding sequence ATGACCCGCGTCCTGATCGTCGAGGACGAGCCCGACCTCGCCGACCCGCTCGCCTACCTGCTTCGCAGGGAGGGGTTCGAGGTCGAGATCGCCGAAGACGGCGCCGTCGCGCTGTCCGCGTTCCGTGAACGCGGAGCCGACATCGTGCTGCTCGACCTCATGCTGCCCGGCATGCCCGGCACCGAGGTGTGCCGACAGATTCGCACCGTCTCGTCCGTGCCGATCATCATGCTGACCGCCAAGGACAGCGAGGTCGACATCGTCGTGGGGCTGGAACTCGGCGCCGATGACTACGTCACCAAGCCGTACTCGGCCCGCGAGCTCCTGGCGCGGATGCGGGCGGTGCTGCGCCGCTTCGCGCAGGTGGAGGCCGACCTCGACGAACGCGTCCTCCAGGGCGGACGGGTGACGCTGGACATCGACCGCCACACCGTGACCGTGGGCGGCGAGGAGATCAACATGCCGCTCAAGGAGTTCGAGCTTCTCGAGGTCCTGATGCGCAACGCCGGTCGCGTGCTGACCCGGGGGCAGCTCATCGACCGTGTGTGGGGCACCGACTACTTCGGTGACACGAAGACCCTCGACGTGCACATCAAGCGCATCCGCTCGCGCATCGAGCAGAACCCGAGCGATCCGGTCATGCTCGTGACCGTCCGCGGACTGGGTTATCGGTTCGAGGCCTGA
- a CDS encoding CarD family transcriptional regulator, with the protein MLFEVGETVVYPHHGAATIIEVKERVIKGETKKYLKLNVTQGDLVIEVPADNVDLVGVRDVIGKDGLERVFEVLRAPFTEEPTNWSRRYKANLEKLASGDVIKVSEVVRDLWRRDQDRGLSAGEKRMLAKAKQILVSELALAEKTDEEKASVLLEEVLAS; encoded by the coding sequence ATGCTTTTTGAGGTTGGCGAAACGGTCGTCTATCCGCACCACGGTGCCGCGACCATCATCGAGGTCAAGGAACGCGTCATCAAGGGCGAGACCAAGAAGTACTTGAAGCTCAACGTCACCCAAGGCGATCTGGTCATCGAGGTTCCGGCTGACAACGTCGACCTCGTGGGCGTGCGCGACGTGATCGGCAAGGACGGTCTCGAGCGTGTCTTCGAGGTCCTGCGTGCTCCGTTCACCGAGGAGCCGACCAACTGGTCGCGCCGCTACAAGGCGAACCTCGAGAAGCTCGCTTCGGGCGATGTGATCAAGGTCAGCGAGGTCGTCCGCGACCTGTGGCGCCGCGATCAGGACCGTGGTCTGTCCGCGGGTGAGAAGCGCATGCTCGCCAAGGCCAAGCAGATCCTCGTCTCCGAGCTCGCGCTCGCCGAGAAGACGGACGAGGAGAAGGCCAGCGTCCTGCTCGAAGAGGTCCTCGCCAGCTGA
- a CDS encoding cell wall metabolism sensor histidine kinase WalK, producing the protein MNSSQLALLALVMGVVLGASITLLIIGAMRARARVEARNSTAVPEGVPDVLAAMDDSALVVDGSGTVRAASASAEAFGIHVDEVVPDDRIRELARAVRSGGISTASLTLRRSSSPAEPRLVSARATTISPKLVLIVIRDITERERVEQMRRDFVANTSHELKTPVGAVSLLAEAIESAADDPAQVRIFAARLSAEAQRLASLTSRVMNLSRLQSADELAEVGDVSVDSVVTAACEAHALAAGSAGVTVVRGGTRGLYVRGDTQILTEALGNLVANAIAYSPSGSSVGIGVKQVHNSVEIAVTDRGIGISEADQQRVFERFFRSDQARSRRTGGTGLGLSIVKHAVQRHGGEVRVWSRVGRGSTFTIQLPIATPPDDLEAVTPRGRRRPKKTKKTPAASTAAAPNPNGVTE; encoded by the coding sequence CTGATCATCGGCGCGATGCGGGCGCGGGCCCGCGTCGAGGCGCGCAACTCGACGGCCGTTCCGGAGGGCGTCCCGGACGTCCTGGCCGCGATGGACGACAGTGCGCTCGTGGTGGACGGGTCAGGAACGGTGCGCGCCGCATCCGCATCCGCCGAAGCGTTCGGTATCCACGTCGACGAGGTCGTGCCCGACGATCGCATCCGCGAGCTCGCGCGCGCGGTGCGCTCAGGGGGAATCAGCACCGCGAGTCTGACGCTGCGCCGATCCTCCTCTCCCGCGGAGCCCCGTCTCGTCTCGGCCCGCGCGACGACCATCTCGCCGAAGCTCGTACTCATCGTCATCCGAGACATCACCGAGCGCGAGCGGGTCGAGCAGATGCGTCGCGACTTCGTCGCGAACACCTCCCACGAGTTGAAGACGCCCGTGGGGGCGGTCAGTCTGCTCGCGGAGGCGATCGAGTCGGCGGCGGACGACCCCGCGCAGGTACGCATCTTCGCCGCTCGTCTAAGTGCCGAGGCGCAGCGACTGGCCTCCCTCACGTCCCGCGTCATGAACCTCTCCCGGCTGCAGTCCGCGGACGAGCTCGCCGAGGTCGGCGACGTCTCGGTGGATTCCGTCGTCACGGCCGCCTGCGAGGCGCACGCGCTCGCCGCAGGCTCCGCCGGGGTGACCGTCGTGCGCGGCGGCACGCGAGGCCTGTACGTGCGCGGCGACACGCAGATCCTCACCGAGGCGCTCGGCAACCTGGTGGCCAACGCGATCGCGTACTCGCCCAGCGGATCGAGCGTCGGCATCGGGGTGAAGCAGGTGCACAACTCCGTGGAGATCGCGGTCACCGACCGCGGCATCGGCATCTCCGAGGCCGATCAGCAACGCGTCTTCGAGCGCTTCTTCCGCTCGGACCAGGCACGCTCTCGCCGCACCGGCGGCACGGGGCTGGGGCTGTCGATCGTGAAGCACGCCGTTCAGCGGCACGGCGGCGAGGTGCGAGTGTGGTCGCGCGTCGGACGCGGCTCGACCTTCACCATCCAACTTCCGATCGCGACGCCGCCGGATGACCTCGAGGCAGTGACGCCCCGCGGCCGGCGTCGCCCCAAGAAGACCAAGAAGACCCCCGCCGCGTCCACGGCCGCGGCACCGAACCCGAACGGAGTCACCGAATGA